Proteins from a genomic interval of Danio rerio strain Tuebingen ecotype United States chromosome 4, GRCz12tu, whole genome shotgun sequence:
- the LOC141381541 gene encoding protein PHTF2-like encodes MYSAEDAVACGAGCSPRCCSMRAQDSCSVRQESETEDVLWEEFLHCAECRSSCSSETDADTTAAVCASAKKEFRDDPFQQGHLPWLHSSNPGLERVSAIVWEGNECKKAEMSVLEISGMIMNRVNLYTPGVGYQILGSVVCVALGVTPLLFRLFQHRDVDQLSAAELLQAALGSADPLLQATVIISLLVRVCLVWLFFFLLSVAERTYRQRLLFAKLFGHLTSARRARKSEVPHFRLKKVQNIKMWLSLRSYLKRRGPQRSVDVIVSSAFLLTLSVVFICCAQLLHVHETFLEFHYNWELLIWSVSLSLYLLRFVTLGSETSKKYSNTSILLTEQINLYLKMEKKPNKKEELTLVNNVLKLATKLLKELDAPFRLYGLTMNPLLYNITQVVILSAVSGVISDLLGFNLKLWKIKS; translated from the exons ATGTACAGCGCAGAG GACGCAGTGGCGTGTGGCGCCGGCTGTAGTCCGCGCTGCTGCAGCATGCGTGCGCAGGACTCGTGCAGTGTGCGGCAGGAGTCGGAGACGGAGGATGTGCTGTGGGAGGAGTTCCTGCACTGCGCTGAGTGCCGCTCGTCCTGCAGCAGCGAGACCGACGCAGACACCACAGCAGCAGTGTGTGCGTCCGCCAAGAAGGAGTTCAGGGACGACCCCTTCCAGCAG GGTCACCTGCCGTGGCTGCACAGCTCTAACCCGGGTCTGGAGCGCGTCAGTGCAATCGTGTGGGAAGGAAACGAGTGCAAGAAAGCAGAGATGTCTGTGCTGGAGATCAGCGGCATGATCATGAacagg GTCAATCTCTACACCCCGGGCGTGGGTTATCAGATCCTGGGCAGTGTGGTGTGTGTGGCTCTGGGCGTGACGCCGCTGCTGTTCCGGCTCTTCCAGCACAGGGATGTGGATCAGCTGTCGGCTGCTGAGCTGCTGCAGGCGGCGCTGGGCTCTGCTGACCCGCTGCTGCAGGCCACCGTCATCATCAGCCTGCTGGTCCGGGTCTGCCTCGTCTGGCTCTTCTTCTTCCTGCTCAGCGTCGCAGAGAGGACCTACAGACAG cgcCTGCTGTTTGCGAAGCTGTTTGGTCACCTGACCTCGGCGCGGAGAGCCAGAAAATCTGAAGTTCCTCATTTCCGGCTGAAGAAGGTGCAGAACATCAAGATGTGGCTGTCGCTGCGCTCATACctgaag CGTCGGGGGCCGCAGCGCTCTGTGGATGTGATCGTGTCGTCTGCGTTTCTGCTCACACTGTCGGTGGTGTTCATCTGCTGCGCACAG ctGCTGCACGTGCACGAGACGTTCCTGGAGTTCCACTATAACTGGGAGCTGCTGATCTGGAGTGTGTCGCTGTCGCTCTACCTGCTGCGCTTCGTCACACTCGGCTCCGAGACCAGCAAGAAGTACAGCAACACCTCCATCCTGCTGACCGAGcag ATTAACCTCTACTTGAAAATGGAGAAGAAACCAAACAAGAAGGAGGAGCTGACCCTGGTCAACAACGTGCTCAAGCTGGCCACCAAACTACTGAAG gagcTGGACGCCCCGTTCCGCCTGTACGGTCTGACCATGAACCCTCTGCTCTACAACATCACTCAGGTGGTCATCCTGTCCGCGGTGTCCGGCGTCATCAGTGACCTGCTGGGCTTCAACCTCAAG ctgTGGAAGATTAAGTCATGA
- the prr5b gene encoding proline-rich protein 5 isoform X3: MEWDYYVPVHLLELSLMSSPSLNDSGRSERSALDDRNNQQQQRAGTNATWNSIHNAVISVFQRRDLAQNELYVLNEGVRQLLKTELGSFFTEYLQNQLLTKGMVILRDKIRFYEGQKLLDSLAETWDFFFCDVLSTLQAIFYPVQGKEPSVRQLALLHFRNIITLNMKLEEALSRPRARIPPSITQMLLVLQGVHECKGVSGDYLKLEALLQRVVSPYLSTHGLYCSDGTLTHCCCVLEKRLLLHRPRGSPAPAKHPVVRSQSYNVPLLTPVAEYECESSTGASVCVRRHSVCQMTSCAEEPVEVCEDELLPAPSPPLLPQRGPRGASYSPEPTAEQTLEAPDSDMEGIFIDFKRCSGSPEDSEGGESVA; encoded by the exons ATGGAGTGGGATTATTACGTGCCCGTTCACCTGCTGGA ACTGTCGTTGATGAGTTCTCCCAGTCTGAATGATTCGGGTCGGTCCGAGAGATCAGCGCTGGACGACAGGAAcaaccagcagcagcagagagCGGGAACCAACGCCACCTggaacag catccACAATGCGGTGATCTCGGTGTTCCAGCGCAGGGATCTGGCACAGAATGAGCTGTATGTGCTGAATGAAGGCGTCAG GCAGCTCCTGAAGACAGAGTTGGGCTCATTCTTCACAGAGTATCTGCAG AATCAGCTGCTGACCAAGGGAATGGTGATTCTGAGAGATAAGATCCGCTTTTATGAAG gTCAGAAGCTGTTGGATTCTCTGGCAGAAACCTGGGATTTCTTCTTCTGTGATGTTCTGTCCACTCTGCAGGCCATCTTCTACCCTGTGCAG ggtaaGGAGCCGTCGGTGCGTCAGCTGGCTCTCCTGCACTTCAGGAACATCATCACCCTCAACATGAAGCTGGAGGAGGCTTTGAGCCGGCCGCGTGCACGCATACCACCCTCCATTACACAGATGCTGCtggtgctgcag GGTGTGCACGAGTGTAAAGGTGTGAGCGGAGATTACCTGAAGCTGGAGGCGCTGCTGCAGAGGGTGGTGTCACCATACCTGAGCACACACGGACTCTACTGCAGCGACGGCACGCTCACACACTGCTGCTGCGTACtgg aGAAGCGTCTGCTACTCCACCGGCCCCGCGGAAGCCCCGCTCCAGCTAAACACCCAGTGGTTCGCTCTCAGAGTTATAACGTGCCGCTGCTGACTCCGGTGGCGGAGTACGAGTGTGAGAGCAGCACAGgggcgagtgtgtgtgtgcgacgTCACTCCGTCTGCCAGATGACATCCTGCGCGGAGGAGCCAGTTGAAGTGTGTGAGGATGAGCTCCTCCCGGCTCCATCTCCACCATTACTTCCACAGCGTGGCCCCAGGGGCGCCTCCTACAGCCCGGAGCCCACAGCGGAGCAGACCCTGGAGGCCCCGGATTCTGACATGGAAGGAATCTTCATCGACTTCAAACGGTGCTCTGGCTCACCTGAGGACAGTGAGGGGGGCGAGAGTGTGGCCTGA
- the prr5b gene encoding proline-rich protein 5 isoform X2, whose protein sequence is MSSPSLNDSGRSERSALDDRNNQQQQRAGTNATWNSIHNAVISVFQRRDLAQNELYVLNEGVRQLLKTELGSFFTEYLQNQLLTKGMVILRDKIRFYEGQKLLDSLAETWDFFFCDVLSTLQAIFYPVQGKEPSVRQLALLHFRNIITLNMKLEEALSRPRARIPPSITQMLLVLQGVHECKGVSGDYLKLEALLQRVVSPYLSTHGLYCSDGTLTHCCCVLEKRLLLHRPRGSPAPAKHPVVRSQSYNVPLLTPVAEYECESSTGASVCVRRHSVCQMTSCAEEPVEVCEDELLPAPSPPLLPQRGPRGASYSPEPTAEQTLEAPDSDMEGIFIDFKRCSGSPEDSEGGESVA, encoded by the exons ATGAGTTCTCCCAGTCTGAATGATTCGGGTCGGTCCGAGAGATCAGCGCTGGACGACAGGAAcaaccagcagcagcagagagCGGGAACCAACGCCACCTggaacag catccACAATGCGGTGATCTCGGTGTTCCAGCGCAGGGATCTGGCACAGAATGAGCTGTATGTGCTGAATGAAGGCGTCAG GCAGCTCCTGAAGACAGAGTTGGGCTCATTCTTCACAGAGTATCTGCAG AATCAGCTGCTGACCAAGGGAATGGTGATTCTGAGAGATAAGATCCGCTTTTATGAAG gTCAGAAGCTGTTGGATTCTCTGGCAGAAACCTGGGATTTCTTCTTCTGTGATGTTCTGTCCACTCTGCAGGCCATCTTCTACCCTGTGCAG ggtaaGGAGCCGTCGGTGCGTCAGCTGGCTCTCCTGCACTTCAGGAACATCATCACCCTCAACATGAAGCTGGAGGAGGCTTTGAGCCGGCCGCGTGCACGCATACCACCCTCCATTACACAGATGCTGCtggtgctgcag GGTGTGCACGAGTGTAAAGGTGTGAGCGGAGATTACCTGAAGCTGGAGGCGCTGCTGCAGAGGGTGGTGTCACCATACCTGAGCACACACGGACTCTACTGCAGCGACGGCACGCTCACACACTGCTGCTGCGTACtgg aGAAGCGTCTGCTACTCCACCGGCCCCGCGGAAGCCCCGCTCCAGCTAAACACCCAGTGGTTCGCTCTCAGAGTTATAACGTGCCGCTGCTGACTCCGGTGGCGGAGTACGAGTGTGAGAGCAGCACAGgggcgagtgtgtgtgtgcgacgTCACTCCGTCTGCCAGATGACATCCTGCGCGGAGGAGCCAGTTGAAGTGTGTGAGGATGAGCTCCTCCCGGCTCCATCTCCACCATTACTTCCACAGCGTGGCCCCAGGGGCGCCTCCTACAGCCCGGAGCCCACAGCGGAGCAGACCCTGGAGGCCCCGGATTCTGACATGGAAGGAATCTTCATCGACTTCAAACGGTGCTCTGGCTCACCTGAGGACAGTGAGGGGGGCGAGAGTGTGGCCTGA
- the prr5b gene encoding proline-rich protein 5 isoform X1: MLIVSLSTSSNHTHTHTHTHTHTHTHTHTHRDRVEVKETALCFPSCSSLTAVRVLYCVCVCVCVMRTLHRLSLMSSPSLNDSGRSERSALDDRNNQQQQRAGTNATWNSIHNAVISVFQRRDLAQNELYVLNEGVRQLLKTELGSFFTEYLQNQLLTKGMVILRDKIRFYEGQKLLDSLAETWDFFFCDVLSTLQAIFYPVQGKEPSVRQLALLHFRNIITLNMKLEEALSRPRARIPPSITQMLLVLQGVHECKGVSGDYLKLEALLQRVVSPYLSTHGLYCSDGTLTHCCCVLEKRLLLHRPRGSPAPAKHPVVRSQSYNVPLLTPVAEYECESSTGASVCVRRHSVCQMTSCAEEPVEVCEDELLPAPSPPLLPQRGPRGASYSPEPTAEQTLEAPDSDMEGIFIDFKRCSGSPEDSEGGESVA; encoded by the exons ATGCTCATTGTGTCACTGAGCACCTCctctaaccacacacacacacacacacacacacacacacacacacacacacacacacacacacacagagacagagtaGAAGTGAAAGAGACAGCGCTGTGCTTTCCCTCGTGCAGCTCTCTAACAGCTGTGCGCgtgttgtattgtgtgtgtgtgtgtgtgtgtgtgatgaggaCGCTCCACAGACTGTCGTTGATGAGTTCTCCCAGTCTGAATGATTCGGGTCGGTCCGAGAGATCAGCGCTGGACGACAGGAAcaaccagcagcagcagagagCGGGAACCAACGCCACCTggaacag catccACAATGCGGTGATCTCGGTGTTCCAGCGCAGGGATCTGGCACAGAATGAGCTGTATGTGCTGAATGAAGGCGTCAG GCAGCTCCTGAAGACAGAGTTGGGCTCATTCTTCACAGAGTATCTGCAG AATCAGCTGCTGACCAAGGGAATGGTGATTCTGAGAGATAAGATCCGCTTTTATGAAG gTCAGAAGCTGTTGGATTCTCTGGCAGAAACCTGGGATTTCTTCTTCTGTGATGTTCTGTCCACTCTGCAGGCCATCTTCTACCCTGTGCAG ggtaaGGAGCCGTCGGTGCGTCAGCTGGCTCTCCTGCACTTCAGGAACATCATCACCCTCAACATGAAGCTGGAGGAGGCTTTGAGCCGGCCGCGTGCACGCATACCACCCTCCATTACACAGATGCTGCtggtgctgcag GGTGTGCACGAGTGTAAAGGTGTGAGCGGAGATTACCTGAAGCTGGAGGCGCTGCTGCAGAGGGTGGTGTCACCATACCTGAGCACACACGGACTCTACTGCAGCGACGGCACGCTCACACACTGCTGCTGCGTACtgg aGAAGCGTCTGCTACTCCACCGGCCCCGCGGAAGCCCCGCTCCAGCTAAACACCCAGTGGTTCGCTCTCAGAGTTATAACGTGCCGCTGCTGACTCCGGTGGCGGAGTACGAGTGTGAGAGCAGCACAGgggcgagtgtgtgtgtgcgacgTCACTCCGTCTGCCAGATGACATCCTGCGCGGAGGAGCCAGTTGAAGTGTGTGAGGATGAGCTCCTCCCGGCTCCATCTCCACCATTACTTCCACAGCGTGGCCCCAGGGGCGCCTCCTACAGCCCGGAGCCCACAGCGGAGCAGACCCTGGAGGCCCCGGATTCTGACATGGAAGGAATCTTCATCGACTTCAAACGGTGCTCTGGCTCACCTGAGGACAGTGAGGGGGGCGAGAGTGTGGCCTGA
- the si:zfos-932h1.3 gene encoding uncharacterized protein si:zfos-932h1.3 isoform X2: MVLELCRGAADSRIMQTQLDRMQIPAAPAGHTGPDADLWASVSNFKALVSALLKDPVEKAYFFQEVFPVEYGDRFDTALKELMWELLSCLEKLLPVPEFRQTVSWLSAAPVGLEECVRIDSKHLQLLLQNHQLFSGSETPKGKLGSRSSGECIVSSLSVPPSARMCVSSEPLLLHVQPAAVTILSSDTIIVTDYTEVELTEELMEPMQEEESGGEEQEPTAEQHSCTNPPPPQQNNTDPPPPQQNNTDPPPPQQNNTDPPPPQQNNTDPPPPQQNNTDPPPPQQNNTDPPPPQQNNTDPPPPQQNNTDPPPPQQNNTDPPPLQQNNNDPPPPQQNNTDPPPHCAQHPPQEHTHITQKLPGQTDITQKPPGQTDITQKPLGQTDITQKPLGRRGRGRQRKSTEPMGKTGGGAAEELRAGAPHGQDREGCADPAAPLATSEPSSASCRTRRSSKAAPPVAANPRARYACDICGRKFTRRSDVQRHQLTHTGERPFHCGQCQKTFQHSWDLSKHCRKQHGEARFSCSVCQSDFTNLRLLTAHHKQSHGGAVPHYCSICGETAGSPSALAQHRRSHSAAQLYRCPQCGEAFDTLLQRSLHRQSHRPRQRHQCPQCPKSFTRSSDVRRHQLSHSGERPHHCTVCGKSFGLRSGLLKHQATHTGERPHCCTVCGKSFTQLSILLRHQRMHTGERPYLCSQCGKRFLSLGELLKHDKTHAEDRPHTCPQCPKSFKYKRALQEHMLAHTGVRPYPCRYCGKMFAKPFALNRHHLIHTGERPFSCAHCERTFLTSTELALHERTHTGERPFPCTACPRRFRSSSELARHRRTHSGPRPHACRYCPKAYSSASRLRSHTRTHTSEKRSGGPHVEVHVTLTE, encoded by the exons atggtGCTGGAGCTGTGTCGTGGTGCGGCTGACAGCAGGATCATGCAGACGCAGCTGGACCGGATGCAGATTCCAGCGGCACCGGCGGGACACACG GGTCCGGATGCTGACCTGTGGGCCTCCGTCTCTAATTTTAAGGCTCTGGTCTCGGCGCTGCTGAAGGACCCGGTGGAGAAAGCCTACTTCTTCCAG GAAGTGTTTCCTGTGGAGTACGGCGACCGGTTCGACACGGCGCTGAAGGAGCTGATGTGGGAGCTGCTGTCCTGCCTGGAGAAACTACTTCCTGTGCCGGAGTTCAGACAg ACGGTGTCGTGGCTCAGCGCTGCCCCTGTGGGTCTGGAGGAGTGTGTGCGCATCGACTCAAAGCACCTGCAGCTTCTTCTGCAGAACCATCAGCTGTTCAGCGGCTCAGAAACACCCAAAGGAAAACTGG GTTCCCGGTCCTCAGGCGAGTGTATCGTGTCGTCCCTCTCCGTGCCGCCGtctgcgcgcatgtgtgtgtcctCAGAGCCGCTGCTGCTGCATGTGCAGCCCGCCGCAGTCACCATTCTGAGCTCCGACACCATCATCGTCACTGACTACACCGAGGTGGAGCTGACGGAGGAGCTGATGGAGCCAATGCAGGAGGAGGAGTCAGGGGGGGAGGAGCAGGAGCCTACAGCTGAACAGCACAGCTGCACTAACCCACCGCCCCCACAGCAGAACAACACCGACCCGCCGCCCCCACAGCAGAACAACACCGACCCACCGCCCCCACAGCAGAACAACACCGACCCACCGCCCCCACAGCAGAACAACACCGACCCGCCGCCCCCACAGCAGAACAACACCGACCCACCGCCCCCACAGCAGAACAACACCGACCCGCCGCCCCCACAGCAGAACAACACCGACCCGCCGCCCCCACAGCAGAACAACACCGACCCACCGCCCCCACAACAGAACAACACCGACCCACCGCCCCTACAGCAGAACAACAACGACCCACCGCCCCCACAACAGAACAACACTGACCCACCGCCCCACTGCGCCCAACACCCTCCACAGGAGCACACGCACATTACCCAGAAGCTTCCGGGGCAGACTGACATTACCCAGAAGCCCCCAGGGCAGACAGACATTACCCAGAAACCCCTGGGCCAGACAGATATTACCCAGAAGCCCTTGGGGCGGAGGGGGCGAGGACGGCAGAGGAAGAGCACAGAGCCAATGGGGAAAACAGGAGGAGGAGCAGCGGAGGAGCT gAGAGCCGGCGCACCTCATGGACAGGATAGAG aggggTGTGCTGATCCTGCAGCTCCTTTAGCCACTTCTGAACCCTCGTCTGCTTCCTGCCGCACTCGGAGGAGCAGTAAAGCCGCCCCGCCGGTCGCCGCTAACCCTCGCGCTCGCTATGCCTGCGACATCTGCGGCCGCAAGTTCACGCGGCGCTCGGACGTGCAGCGGCACCAGCTCACACACACCGGCGAGCGGCCCTTCCACTGCGGCCAGTGCCAGAAGACCTTCCAGCACTCCTGGGACCTGAGCAAACACTGCCGGAAGCAGCACGGCGAGGCGCGCTTCAGCTGCAGTGTCTGCCAGAGCGACTTCACTAACCTGCGGCTGTTGACGGCGCATCACAAGCAGAGCCACGGTGGCGCGGTGCCGCATTACTGCTCCATCTGCGGAGAGACCGCCGGCAGTCCGAGCGCACTCGCACAGCACCGCCGCAGCCACAGTGCCGCGCAGCTGTACCGCTGCCCGCAGTGCGGAGAAGCCTTCGACACGCTGCTGCAGCGCTCCCTGCACCGCCAGAGCCACCGCCCCCGCCAGCGGCACCAGTGCCCGCAGTGCCCCAAGAGCTTCACGCGCAGCAGTGACGTCCGGCGGCACCAGCTGAGCCACAGCGGCGAGCGGCCACACCACTGCACCGTCTGCGGGAAGAGCTTCGGGCTGCGCTCCGGCCTGCTGAAGCACCAGGCCACGCACACAGGGGAGCGGCCGCACTGCTGCACCGTCTGCGGCAAGAGCTTCACGCAGCTGTCCATCCTGCTGCGGCACCAGCGCATGCACACCGGCGAGCGGCCGTACCTGTGCTCGCAGTGCGGCAAACGCTTCCTGTCGCTCGGAGAGCTGCTCAAACACGACAAGACGCATGCGGAGGATCGGCCGCACACCTGCCCGCAGTGCCCGAAGAGCTTCAAGTACAAGCGGGCGCTGCAGGAGCACATGCTGGCCCACACCGGCGTGCGTCCGTACCCCTGCCGGTACTGCGGCAAGATGTTCGCCAAGCCGTTCGCTCTGAACAGACACCACCTGATCCACACGGGCGAGCGACCCTTCTCCTGTGCCCACTGCGAGCGCACCTTCTTGACCTCCACGGAGCTGGCGCTGCACGAGCGCACACACACCGGCGAGCGGCCGTTTCCCTGCACCGCCTGCCCTCGCCGCTTCCGCAGCTCCTCTGAGCTGGCCCGACACCGTCGCACACACTCCGGCCCGCGGCCGCACGCCTGCAGGTACTGCCCCAAAGCCTACAGCAGCGCCAGCCGGCTGCGCAgccacacgcgcacacacaccagTGAGAAGAGGAGCGGCGGGCCGCATGTGGAGGTGCACGTCACGCTGACTGAATGA
- the si:zfos-932h1.3 gene encoding uncharacterized protein si:zfos-932h1.3 isoform X1: MEEEKLAEISGVCLPLASLRLLVPPLHLLSSFMWQVLQHKSLVHYGKLEELVCVLTEALPQLMAFRQRVQLMLGLRARMVLELCRGAADSRIMQTQLDRMQIPAAPAGHTGPDADLWASVSNFKALVSALLKDPVEKAYFFQEVFPVEYGDRFDTALKELMWELLSCLEKLLPVPEFRQTVSWLSAAPVGLEECVRIDSKHLQLLLQNHQLFSGSETPKGKLGSRSSGECIVSSLSVPPSARMCVSSEPLLLHVQPAAVTILSSDTIIVTDYTEVELTEELMEPMQEEESGGEEQEPTAEQHSCTNPPPPQQNNTDPPPPQQNNTDPPPPQQNNTDPPPPQQNNTDPPPPQQNNTDPPPPQQNNTDPPPPQQNNTDPPPPQQNNTDPPPPQQNNTDPPPLQQNNNDPPPPQQNNTDPPPHCAQHPPQEHTHITQKLPGQTDITQKPPGQTDITQKPLGQTDITQKPLGRRGRGRQRKSTEPMGKTGGGAAEELRAGAPHGQDREGCADPAAPLATSEPSSASCRTRRSSKAAPPVAANPRARYACDICGRKFTRRSDVQRHQLTHTGERPFHCGQCQKTFQHSWDLSKHCRKQHGEARFSCSVCQSDFTNLRLLTAHHKQSHGGAVPHYCSICGETAGSPSALAQHRRSHSAAQLYRCPQCGEAFDTLLQRSLHRQSHRPRQRHQCPQCPKSFTRSSDVRRHQLSHSGERPHHCTVCGKSFGLRSGLLKHQATHTGERPHCCTVCGKSFTQLSILLRHQRMHTGERPYLCSQCGKRFLSLGELLKHDKTHAEDRPHTCPQCPKSFKYKRALQEHMLAHTGVRPYPCRYCGKMFAKPFALNRHHLIHTGERPFSCAHCERTFLTSTELALHERTHTGERPFPCTACPRRFRSSSELARHRRTHSGPRPHACRYCPKAYSSASRLRSHTRTHTSEKRSGGPHVEVHVTLTE, encoded by the exons ATGGAGGAAGAGAAGTTGGCCGAGATCTCAG gtgtGTGTCTGCCGCTGGCGTCTCTGCGTCTGCTGGTTCCTCCGCTGCACCTCCTGTCCTCCTTCATGTGGCAGGTGCTGCAGCACAAGAGCCTGGTGCATTATGGGAAGCTGGAGGAGCTGGTGTGTGTGCTGACGGAGGCGCTGCCGCAGCTCATGGCCTTCAGGCAGAGGGTGCAGCTCATGCTGGGGCTCAGAGCTCGg atggtGCTGGAGCTGTGTCGTGGTGCGGCTGACAGCAGGATCATGCAGACGCAGCTGGACCGGATGCAGATTCCAGCGGCACCGGCGGGACACACG GGTCCGGATGCTGACCTGTGGGCCTCCGTCTCTAATTTTAAGGCTCTGGTCTCGGCGCTGCTGAAGGACCCGGTGGAGAAAGCCTACTTCTTCCAG GAAGTGTTTCCTGTGGAGTACGGCGACCGGTTCGACACGGCGCTGAAGGAGCTGATGTGGGAGCTGCTGTCCTGCCTGGAGAAACTACTTCCTGTGCCGGAGTTCAGACAg ACGGTGTCGTGGCTCAGCGCTGCCCCTGTGGGTCTGGAGGAGTGTGTGCGCATCGACTCAAAGCACCTGCAGCTTCTTCTGCAGAACCATCAGCTGTTCAGCGGCTCAGAAACACCCAAAGGAAAACTGG GTTCCCGGTCCTCAGGCGAGTGTATCGTGTCGTCCCTCTCCGTGCCGCCGtctgcgcgcatgtgtgtgtcctCAGAGCCGCTGCTGCTGCATGTGCAGCCCGCCGCAGTCACCATTCTGAGCTCCGACACCATCATCGTCACTGACTACACCGAGGTGGAGCTGACGGAGGAGCTGATGGAGCCAATGCAGGAGGAGGAGTCAGGGGGGGAGGAGCAGGAGCCTACAGCTGAACAGCACAGCTGCACTAACCCACCGCCCCCACAGCAGAACAACACCGACCCGCCGCCCCCACAGCAGAACAACACCGACCCACCGCCCCCACAGCAGAACAACACCGACCCACCGCCCCCACAGCAGAACAACACCGACCCGCCGCCCCCACAGCAGAACAACACCGACCCACCGCCCCCACAGCAGAACAACACCGACCCGCCGCCCCCACAGCAGAACAACACCGACCCGCCGCCCCCACAGCAGAACAACACCGACCCACCGCCCCCACAACAGAACAACACCGACCCACCGCCCCTACAGCAGAACAACAACGACCCACCGCCCCCACAACAGAACAACACTGACCCACCGCCCCACTGCGCCCAACACCCTCCACAGGAGCACACGCACATTACCCAGAAGCTTCCGGGGCAGACTGACATTACCCAGAAGCCCCCAGGGCAGACAGACATTACCCAGAAACCCCTGGGCCAGACAGATATTACCCAGAAGCCCTTGGGGCGGAGGGGGCGAGGACGGCAGAGGAAGAGCACAGAGCCAATGGGGAAAACAGGAGGAGGAGCAGCGGAGGAGCT gAGAGCCGGCGCACCTCATGGACAGGATAGAG aggggTGTGCTGATCCTGCAGCTCCTTTAGCCACTTCTGAACCCTCGTCTGCTTCCTGCCGCACTCGGAGGAGCAGTAAAGCCGCCCCGCCGGTCGCCGCTAACCCTCGCGCTCGCTATGCCTGCGACATCTGCGGCCGCAAGTTCACGCGGCGCTCGGACGTGCAGCGGCACCAGCTCACACACACCGGCGAGCGGCCCTTCCACTGCGGCCAGTGCCAGAAGACCTTCCAGCACTCCTGGGACCTGAGCAAACACTGCCGGAAGCAGCACGGCGAGGCGCGCTTCAGCTGCAGTGTCTGCCAGAGCGACTTCACTAACCTGCGGCTGTTGACGGCGCATCACAAGCAGAGCCACGGTGGCGCGGTGCCGCATTACTGCTCCATCTGCGGAGAGACCGCCGGCAGTCCGAGCGCACTCGCACAGCACCGCCGCAGCCACAGTGCCGCGCAGCTGTACCGCTGCCCGCAGTGCGGAGAAGCCTTCGACACGCTGCTGCAGCGCTCCCTGCACCGCCAGAGCCACCGCCCCCGCCAGCGGCACCAGTGCCCGCAGTGCCCCAAGAGCTTCACGCGCAGCAGTGACGTCCGGCGGCACCAGCTGAGCCACAGCGGCGAGCGGCCACACCACTGCACCGTCTGCGGGAAGAGCTTCGGGCTGCGCTCCGGCCTGCTGAAGCACCAGGCCACGCACACAGGGGAGCGGCCGCACTGCTGCACCGTCTGCGGCAAGAGCTTCACGCAGCTGTCCATCCTGCTGCGGCACCAGCGCATGCACACCGGCGAGCGGCCGTACCTGTGCTCGCAGTGCGGCAAACGCTTCCTGTCGCTCGGAGAGCTGCTCAAACACGACAAGACGCATGCGGAGGATCGGCCGCACACCTGCCCGCAGTGCCCGAAGAGCTTCAAGTACAAGCGGGCGCTGCAGGAGCACATGCTGGCCCACACCGGCGTGCGTCCGTACCCCTGCCGGTACTGCGGCAAGATGTTCGCCAAGCCGTTCGCTCTGAACAGACACCACCTGATCCACACGGGCGAGCGACCCTTCTCCTGTGCCCACTGCGAGCGCACCTTCTTGACCTCCACGGAGCTGGCGCTGCACGAGCGCACACACACCGGCGAGCGGCCGTTTCCCTGCACCGCCTGCCCTCGCCGCTTCCGCAGCTCCTCTGAGCTGGCCCGACACCGTCGCACACACTCCGGCCCGCGGCCGCACGCCTGCAGGTACTGCCCCAAAGCCTACAGCAGCGCCAGCCGGCTGCGCAgccacacgcgcacacacaccagTGAGAAGAGGAGCGGCGGGCCGCATGTGGAGGTGCACGTCACGCTGACTGAATGA